From a region of the Paenibacillus segetis genome:
- a CDS encoding SDR family NAD(P)-dependent oxidoreductase, whose amino-acid sequence MQLHLKGKTALVTGSTAGIGKAIAASLAAEGVNVLINGRHKDKVMSTIKEIQDQHAGAKLKAAVADLGTEQGCQQVIEHFPDIDILINNLGIFKPAEFFDIPDEDWFRFFETNIMSGVRLSRHYLNRMIQINEGRVIFIASEAAIMPSQEMAHYSATKTMQLSVSRSLAELAHGTKVTVNTVMPGSTYTEGVESMLNTLYPNENLTVEEAEKRFMYENRPTSIIQRFIRPEEIANFVTFLSSPLSSAINGSALRIDGGLVRSVF is encoded by the coding sequence ATGCAACTTCATTTAAAAGGAAAAACAGCGCTTGTTACGGGGTCAACAGCCGGAATCGGAAAAGCGATCGCCGCATCATTAGCGGCAGAAGGTGTTAACGTACTTATTAATGGCCGTCACAAAGATAAAGTGATGAGCACGATCAAGGAGATTCAAGACCAGCATGCTGGCGCTAAACTCAAAGCTGCAGTCGCGGATCTAGGAACAGAGCAAGGATGTCAACAGGTGATTGAACATTTCCCTGACATTGATATTTTGATTAATAACCTCGGTATATTCAAACCAGCCGAATTTTTCGATATTCCGGATGAAGATTGGTTTAGATTCTTCGAGACGAACATTATGAGTGGTGTTCGTCTCTCCCGTCATTACCTGAACCGAATGATTCAGATTAATGAAGGACGAGTTATCTTTATTGCTAGCGAGGCGGCCATCATGCCTTCGCAAGAAATGGCTCATTATAGTGCAACCAAAACGATGCAGCTCTCAGTTTCCCGCAGTTTAGCCGAACTGGCTCATGGAACGAAAGTAACGGTCAACACTGTTATGCCTGGTTCCACGTATACTGAAGGAGTGGAGTCGATGCTAAATACGCTTTATCCTAATGAAAACTTGACAGTAGAAGAAGCTGAGAAACGATTTATGTATGAGAATCGGCCAACATCTATCATTCAAAGGTTTATACGGCCAGAAGAAATAGCCAATTTTGTTACCTTCTTAAGTAGCCCTCTCTCCTCGGCCATTAATGGTTCTGCCTTGCGGATTGACGGAGGACTAGTACGCAGCGTATTTTAA